From one Suricata suricatta isolate VVHF042 chromosome 8, meerkat_22Aug2017_6uvM2_HiC, whole genome shotgun sequence genomic stretch:
- the LOC115300399 gene encoding LOW QUALITY PROTEIN: cell death activator CIDE-A-like (The sequence of the model RefSeq protein was modified relative to this genomic sequence to represent the inferred CDS: substituted 1 base at 1 genomic stop codon) encodes METARDYAGALIRPLTFMGSQTKKVLLTPLMHSASPFRVSNHDRSSRXGVMANSLKERLSKTLDALAITSGLVTLVPEEDGTVVDTEEFFQSSGDNTHFMVLEKGQRWTPGGNHVPAWQQPKKSGIARVTFDLYKLNPKDVIGCLNVKATMYEMYSVSYHIRCMGVKALLR; translated from the coding sequence ATGGAGACCGCCCGCGACTACGCCGGAGCCCTCATCAGGCCCCTGACGTTTATGGGATCACAGACCAAGAAAGTCCTCCTAACGCCCCTTATGCACTCGGCTAGCCCTTTCCGAGTCTCCAACCATGACAGAAGCAGCCGGTGAGGGGTGATGGCCAACAGTCTGAAGGAGCGTCTCAGCAAGACCCTGGATGCCTTAGCCATCACCAGTGGACTGGTCACTTTGGTGCCGGAGGAAGACGGAACTGTGGTGGATACGGAAGAGTTCTTCCAGAGCTCAGGAGACAACACACATTTCATGGTcttggagaaagggcagaggtgGACACCGGGTGGTAACCACGTCCCAGCCTGGCAGCAGCCAAAGAAATCAGGCATAGCAAGAGTCACCTTCGACTTGTACAAGCTGAATCCCAAGGATGTCATTGGCTGCCTCAACGTGAAGGCCACCATGTATGAGATGTATTCCGTGTCCTACCACATCCGGTGTATGGGAGTCAAGGCCCTGCTGAGGTAA